The region GGTGAAGTGCCTCTTCATGTCCGGATATACGGCCAACGTCATCGCCCATCACGGTGTGCTGGATGAGGGGGTATACTTTATCTCGAAGCCGTTTTCCCTGCCCGATTTGGCGGCCAAGGTGCGTGAGGTGCTGGATCGGTGAGGGAAAGGCGGGGAACCTGCGAAGGTGACGCGTGTTTGCCCCTGCCGGCTGGCTGGGGCAATGGGGGAAAGGCTGACACGTCATGAGCAAAATGATCGGCATCTTGACTTCCGGGGGCGACAGCCCCGGATTGAACGCGGCGATCCGGGGGGTCGGCAAGGCGCTCCTGGGACGGTACGGCATGAAGGTGATCGGGTTCCGCGACGGCTTTCGCGGCATGATGGAAAACCGGACCCAATTGCTGGATTCGGCCGCGCTCTCGGGCATTCTTACCCTGGGCGGCACGATCCTGGGCACGAGCCGTGACAAGCCCTACGCCATGCCGGTTGCCGGCAAGCTGATGGATATGACCGACGTTATTGTGGAAAACTACCGCAAGCACCACTTGGATGCGTTGGTTTGCCTGGGCGGCGGCGGCACGCAGAAGAACGCCTATCATCTGATGAAGCAGGGGCTGAATGTGATTACCCTGCCCAAGACCATCGACAACGACGTGGTCCTGACCGATGTCTCCTTTGGCTACGACACCGCACTCGGCATTGCCACGGAAGCGGTGGATCGGTTGCACAGTACCGCCCACAGCCACCATCGCATCCTCGTCCTGGAGCTGATGGGCAACAAGGCGGGGTGGCTGGCCTTGGGGGCCGGCATTGCCGGCGGCGCCGATGTCATCCTGATTCCGGAAATACCCTATGATGTGAAGCAGGTTGCCGCGGCAATCATGCGCCGCAGTCACAGCGGGCAGGGGTTCAGCATCGTTGCCGTGGCCGAAGGCGCCGTTTCCCGGGAAGATGCCGCCAAACTGGCCGAAGGGGGCAAGGACAAAAAGAAAAAAGAGCAAAAACAGCAGGCCCAGGAACGGATTGCCGACAGCAAGCCGGGCAACAGCCTGCAATTGGCCCGGCAACTGGAAGAACTCACCGGCCTGGAATCGCGCCTCACGATTCTGGGCTACCTTCAGCGCGGCGGGACGCCTTCGGCTGGCGACCGTCTCTTGGCCACGCGCCTGGGCACGGTCTGCGCCGACCTCATCCATAAAGGCGAATTCGGCGTCATGGTGGCGGCGCGGGGCGATGGCGTCAAGCCGGTGCCGCTCAAGGACGTGGTGGGGAAGCGCAAGACCGTGCCGCTGGATCACGACTGGGTTAAGAGCGCCAGGAGTGTGCATACCTGTTTTGGGGATTAGGACAGGGGAGGGGGAACTCGTCATACGCAAAGACTCACACCGGTTGCAAAGCACCAGGCCGGTATGAGTTATTTTTGTAGCAAAATGATACAAATTGCGGCGCCCGAGGGGATTTCAGGCGCCGTTTTTCGTTTGATAATAAGGTGATAAGGCTCTTGCTCTGTTTGTGTTAATTTTATCAACAATTTGAAATTGCGTTGAAATTTGGGCTTGGGTGGGGTAGAAGGAGGCGTGGGTGGAAAAAAGTGACGAGCTGAATTGCCCTTGGTCAGGTATCCATTCTATATATAATGAAAAATATAGACGCGCCCCCTCTATTCTTTTTGGCCTGTTTCTTGTCCTCTCAGATAAAATAAATGGAAATACTAAATGAGTTCATGTCTTCATAAAAATAATAAAAGAGCAATACAAGTTACTGATAAATATTTGAGAAATAAAAGATACTCATGCCTATTTCCTGGATGTAATGAGACAGCGATTCAATCACATGCTATCCAACGTGCTTCGTGTGCTGAAGCTCTAGCCACTAATGGTGTTGTTTACTCTCTGCAACAATCATATAACATGGCGATTAAGAATAATTCAGCCACTGATCCGCTACATGTCGTAAAAGTTGGTATTAATGACGCTAGTGTGTTCAAGGGTTTCTGCCCTGCCCATGATACGATGCTCTTCGCACCGGCAGAAGCTCCGCCTATGGGCAAAAATGACGGAATGTATATTTCACTTCATCTGCGCGCACTTGCTTTAGAATACTGTCGAAAAAGACGACACGCTGATTTTTTAAGAAAGATGGCTGGATTTATTGTTAATCCAGAAGGACGACAATCATATCTTTCTGTCGCCGATATGCATGATAGATTTTGTAGTAACTTTATGGCGTTATATTTAGGCAGTACATTTAATATTATTCTTGGCTCCAGTATTGATAGTATTGAATATTTTGTAATAAATTTCTCTCAAAATTTGTTAGTTTCATGCTGTGGCTGCTTCAATGTTGAGCCAGATGAATTTGAATCAGTAGTCGCTTACAATCTAATTTCCTACTCAGAAGGTTCGTTACTTGTGCTCACAGTATTTAAGGCCGTTGAGAGGTTTTTGGATGCCTTTCTGGAAAATTATAATCAGCCTCAGAGGATAGAGCAACTAGTCAACGATATTGCCTTTTTTAGGTGCGAGGAACCACTCATTTCTCCTCGGCTGTGGTTGTCGCTGAATGATGAAGAGAGACTTGCTGTACGACGTTCCCTTCGACATCCTGATTATAGGGATGAAATTGAGGCCCCAAGAATTATCAAGCTCACAAAAGCCGACTCTGAGCAATTTGCAGTGCCAAAAGTGCTGGCACGAACGCCCCACTACACAGCAATAATGAACGATCTGGGAAAACTTGTGTGTCCTAACAAATTGTAAATGGGTAATTCCAGGGACATCATACTTAATTCCAAACTATGATTTGTGTTATTTGCCAAAGAAAAAGGCTTTGCAGGAAAAACCCGCAAAGCCCTTATTTATCTGTGGTGCCGGAGGCCGGGGTCGAACCGGCATGGGGTTGCCCCCGCTGGATTTTGAGTCCAGTGCGTCTACCAATTTCACCACTCCGGCAGGTCTCGGCACTATACTGTAACCATACGTGCCCGTCAAGGGTAAATAGCCTTGTTCCCCGTTGCCGGGGGGCAGGGGATGGGGGTGTCGAGAAAAACGTAAAAAAGTTTCAAAATAATATTGACAGCGACGGCGTCATCTGGTAGTTAATTACTTCCTTAGTCAATGGGGCTGTAGCTCAGTTGGGAGAGCGCTTGAATGGCATTCAAGAGGTCGACAGTTCGATCCTGTTCAGCTCCACCAGAAATTCAAGGGGTTAGGCGATACGCCTAACCCCTTTTTCTGTTCCGATTTGGCGCTTTTGCCACCTGGTGACAAAAGCGCCTCCATTCCACGAGGTAGTGCCATGTCCGTATCCGCCGAACGTACCGATCTGGCCGGCTATGCCTGCATCAGCGCCAACTCGCGCGGCCGGAAGCATGCCGAGGAGTTTCGCGACGATCGCCCGGCCTTCGAGCGGGACCGGGACCGTATCATCCACTGCGCCGCCTTCCGGCGCCTGGAGTACAAGACCCAGGTGTTCGTCAACCACGAAGGGGACTATTACCGTACCCGCCTGACCCATTCCCTGGAGGTGGCCCAGATCGGCCGCGCCATCGCGCGCCGCCTGCACCTGAACGAGGAATTGACCGAGGCGCTGGCCCTGGCCCACGACCTGGGGCACACCCCTTTCGGGCATACCGGCGAGGAGGTGCTGAATCGCCTCATGGTGGGGCACGGCGGGTTCGAGCACAACCTGCAGTCCTTCCGCACGGTGGACGAGCTGGAGGAGCGCTACCCGGAATTCAACGGCCTGAACCTGACCTGGGAACTGCGCGAGGGGATCATCAAGCATTCCAGCCCCTACGACGCCCCGTCGGAGATCATGGCCGGGTTTCTGCCGGGCGTGGTGCCCTCCCTGGAAGCCCAGATCATCAACTATGCCGACGAGATCGCCTACAACAACCACGATATCGACGACGGCCTCAAGTCCGGGTACATCACCCTGGAGATGCTGGAGCATATCGAAATCTGGCGTCAGGCCAGCGACGGGATACGCCGGAAGTACCCGGCAATCGACACCAAACGCCTGATTTTCCAAACCATCAGCACCCTGATCGGCCTGTTGATCGGCGATATCTGCGCCACCGTCGCCGCCAACCTGGAGCGGTACGCCATCGTGTCGCAGGACGACCTGCGGCGGGTCAACCGGCCCATGGTGCATTTCAGCGAAGCCATTACGCTGCAGAACATGGAGCTGAAGCGCTTCCTCTTCGAACACCTGTATCGCCATCACAAGGTCGACAAGATGCGGGTCAAGGCGGAGATCTTCATCACCCGGCTGTTCGAGAC is a window of Geobacter sp. FeAm09 DNA encoding:
- a CDS encoding 6-phosphofructokinase; amino-acid sequence: MSKMIGILTSGGDSPGLNAAIRGVGKALLGRYGMKVIGFRDGFRGMMENRTQLLDSAALSGILTLGGTILGTSRDKPYAMPVAGKLMDMTDVIVENYRKHHLDALVCLGGGGTQKNAYHLMKQGLNVITLPKTIDNDVVLTDVSFGYDTALGIATEAVDRLHSTAHSHHRILVLELMGNKAGWLALGAGIAGGADVILIPEIPYDVKQVAAAIMRRSHSGQGFSIVAVAEGAVSREDAAKLAEGGKDKKKKEQKQQAQERIADSKPGNSLQLARQLEELTGLESRLTILGYLQRGGTPSAGDRLLATRLGTVCADLIHKGEFGVMVAARGDGVKPVPLKDVVGKRKTVPLDHDWVKSARSVHTCFGD
- a CDS encoding deoxyguanosinetriphosphate triphosphohydrolase — translated: MSVSAERTDLAGYACISANSRGRKHAEEFRDDRPAFERDRDRIIHCAAFRRLEYKTQVFVNHEGDYYRTRLTHSLEVAQIGRAIARRLHLNEELTEALALAHDLGHTPFGHTGEEVLNRLMVGHGGFEHNLQSFRTVDELEERYPEFNGLNLTWELREGIIKHSSPYDAPSEIMAGFLPGVVPSLEAQIINYADEIAYNNHDIDDGLKSGYITLEMLEHIEIWRQASDGIRRKYPAIDTKRLIFQTISTLIGLLIGDICATVAANLERYAIVSQDDLRRVNRPMVHFSEAITLQNMELKRFLFEHLYRHHKVDKMRVKAEIFITRLFETYLRFPNLLPPKYRARFDRFGLERVVCDYIAGMTDRFALDEYKRLFEPYERG